Below is a genomic region from Medicago truncatula cultivar Jemalong A17 chromosome 3, MtrunA17r5.0-ANR, whole genome shotgun sequence.
ctccctattcatctttttaacctaaaactttcaccattcatcattaatatcatctaggtaccttaaaccatccccaaaacatcttataacaacttttcagaaaatcaagttttgtctgggcttactcgccatggcgagttggactgctcgcgaggcgagctatgaattatataaccattattcctgttgagattgtttgctacaagtgtggtgagaaaggccacaagagtaatgtttgtggaagagatgataggaagtgcttcaggtgtggtcagaagggtcacagtttagctgaatgcaagcgtggggacattgtctgttacaactgcaatggggaaggtcatatcagttcacagtgtcctgagccgaagaagactagaattggtggaaaggtttttgctttgactggtacgcagactcctaatgaggaccgacttatcagaggtacttgtttctttaatagtactcctttaattgctattattgatactggtgctacttatttttttattgctattgaatgtgcgtataagttgggtttggatatatctgatatgaaaggggaaatggttgttgaaactccagctaagggttcagtaaccacttctcttgtttgtctgcggtgtcccatatctatgtttggtagagattttgtgattgatttagtttgtctgccgttgacgggtatggatgttatctttggtatgaattggttagagtataatcgagttcatatcaactgctttagtaagacggtaatttctcttctgctgaagaagaaggtgaggttgagcttctgtctacgaaacagatgaaacagtttgaacgtgatggaattctgatgtattctctaatggcacaattgtcgttagaaaatcaagctgtgattgatgggttacccgtggtgaatgaatttccggaagtgtttcctgatgaaattcctgatgtgccaccagagcgggaggttgaattttcaattgaccttgttccggGAACTAAgtcggtgtcgatggcaccgtaccgaatgtcagcttctgagttagctgagttgaagaaacagttggaggacctgttagataagaagtttgtaagacccagtgtttcaccttggggagcaccggtgttgttggtcaagaagaaggatggtagtatgagactgtgtatagattaccgtcagttgaacaaggttacgatcaagaacagatatccgcttcctagaattgacgacttgatggatcagttggttgatgctaagattttcagtaagattgatttgaggtctggttatcatcagataaaggtgaaggatgaggatatgcagaagacggcctttaggacacgttatggtcattacgagtacaaagtgatgcctttcggtgttactaatgcgcctggtgtttttatggagtacatgaaccgaattttccatgcttttctggataagtttgttgtggtatttattgatgatattttaatctattccaagaatgaggaggagcatgcagagcatctgagaattgtattgcaagtgttgaaggaaaagagattgtatgcaaagttgtcgaaatgtgagttctggttaagtgaaatgagctttctgggtcacattatttctggtagtggtattgcggtggatccttcaaaagttgatgcggtatcacaatgggagactccgaagtcggtaactgagatcagaagttttctgggtttggctggttattaccgcaggttcatagaagggttttcgaagttggctcttccattgacacagttgacctgtaagggtaagtcttttgtgtgggatgctcagtgtgagagtagtttcaatgagttgaagcgaagattgacaattgctcctgttttgattttgcctaaaccagaagaaccgtttgttgtgtactgtgatgcatctaagctgggcttaggtggtgttctgatgcaagatggcaaggtggtagcgtatgcttctaggcaattgcgtgttcatgagaagaattatcctacacatgacctggagttagctgcagtggtttttgttttgaaaatttggaggcattattcgTACGGTTctagatttgaggtgttcagtgaccataaaagtttgaagtatttatttgaccagaaggaactgaacatgaggcagaggaggtggttagagttactgaaggattttgattttggcttgaattaccatcctggtaaggccaatgtggttgctgatgctttgagtaggaaaacgttgcacatgtctgctttgatggtgaaagagtttgagttgttagaacagttcagagatatgagtcttgtctgtgaattgtcaccccagagtatacagttgggaatgttgaaaattgatagtgacttcttgaacagtatccgagaagctcagaaggaagatttgaagtttgttgatttgatgacttctggtaatgacactgaggatagtgattttaaagttgatgatcagggtgtgctgaggttcagatgtagagtttgtattcctgacaatgaagagttgaagaagttgattcttgaggagagtcacaagagtaggttgagtattcacccgggggctacaaagatgtatcatgatttgaagaaactgttttggtggtccggtttgaaaaaggatgttgctcagtttgtttatgcctgtttgatctgtcagaagtccaaggttgagcatcagaagcctgcagggttgttgacactgttagatgtaccggagtggaagtgggacagtatctctatggattttgtgacgagtttaccgaacactccgagggggcatgacgctatttgggttgttgtcgaccggttgacgaagtcggcacacttcattcctgttaatatcagttatccggtagcgcagttggcagagatttatattcacagCGTGGTGAaacttcatggtgttccgtcgagtattgtgtcggatagagatccgaggttcacttctaggttctggaaaagtttacaggacgccttgggttcgaagttgaggttgagttcggcttatcatcctcaaacagatggtcagtcggagaggacgattcaatcattggaagatttgttgagggtgtgtgtgcttgagcaaggtggagcttgggatagtcacttgcctttgattgagtttacttataacaacagctatcactcgagtattggtatggcaccgttcgaagccttgtatggtcggaggtgtaggactcctttatgctggtttgagtcgggtgagagtgttgtattgggaccggatttggttcatgagactactgagaaagtaaggttgataagagaaaagatgaaagcttcgcagagtcgacagaagagttaccatgacaagcgaagaaaggatcttgagtttcaggagggtgatcatgtttttctgagggtcactcctttgacgggtgttggtcgggctttgaagtcgagaaagttgactcctaagtttattggtctgtatcagatttcagagagagttggtacagtggcatatagagttggtttgccaccacacctttcgaacttgcacgatgtgtttcatgtttctcagcttcggaagtatgttgcggatccttctcatgtgattccgagggatgatgatgtgcaggttagggacaacctgacggttgagactatgccatcgaggattgatgacagaaaggtgaagtctttgagaggtaaagagattcctcttgtgagagtcgtttggggtggagcggctggtgaaagtttgacttgggagctggagagtaggatgcgggagtcgtatccggagttgtttgcttgaggtaagatttcgaggacgaaattctgtgatttggggagagttgtaacgccctagtgatttatttaattaattttaaactatgtggagtatatatatatttgtatatgatggtttggtgatttatatggaatatatgcatatatttgtatatatgtgatttttggatgttttatgtggtgcattattttattatatggtttatttaataataattaaaataagtatgaaatagtaattattttggtgtttggggaaataataggagttattagaaatcatggggagttaagtgtaattaggAGGGAGTTACTTTTAAGAGGGAAGTTATCAGAGAAGTTAGATTTAGTTTTACGTAGaagcagttttgggagaaaacaagagagaaccaaggagGGACCAAGAGTGGACttttgctgcacatttcttctgcaattttaaggtaagggtgaggtttacttcaatagtgtagattttaaattctgattttgtgtttaacagagttCTGGTGAAAATTGGGAAATTATGGGTTTTGTGAGAATTGATGATGTGAccctttgttggttgacttttgttgtttaggcttaatgccaggatattgttggagatttaaatcgttgtggttgttattgaaatgcaaaactttccgctgcattattttgaagttatgactggtgctgaattaaatagttttattttctatttaagaattttgaatttgcaatgtagcatgcccgttgtgaaattactctgatgtatttatgctattttactgcttttgggtaacggggtgttacaaccgTAATGTCAAATCTTAAATCTTATGAAAACAAAAGGTTGTTGAAATAAAACTACATAATCAATATGAAATCAAAACATTCAAACTGTTTTGACATGAAGATTCAAAGGTTGTTGATCGACTGTCAAAGCATATCACCCATATTCAATTTCTTTCGCTTTGACAAAATGTTGCAGAGTATTGCTCCTTCATATTGGTCTAGAAATAGTACTTGAGCTTATCCAACTATGAAACTGAATTAGGCATTTAGCTCTTGAAGATTTTCTaactatgaaaataaaattgaattggaCAAATGACTTGGCCATCACCACCAATTTGAttaacaacagcaacaaaagCTAGTGTAGGGTAGTGTCTATTGAAGTAGCATGTGCCATGACcattagtttttcattttttcaaccAGCTAGTGTTGATATAAACTTAGCTACATTTTGCTCTTTGATCCTTCCACCATTAGAATCAAGTCTTTCTTCATGACTCCTAAATAGAGCATCAGTATAGTGTGCAAGATGAAAATGGGTATGACATTTCTTTTCCATGGCCTTCTTATCTGTACTTTTCACATCCTCAGCAATAGAGACTGCAGGTTTCAAATGCTTCTCCAAAATTGTTCTTGAGCTGCAAGTTAAGATAAAAACATTAGAAGACATGAACTCAAATGAGTCAGGCATCACAAGGGAGCATCcattatttaaacattaaaCAGAATTAAGTTTGTCCAATAACTTGCTAGATCTGATCTCTGCCAGCCACTTCCCAATCAAGCGATATACATCTGAAACCTCTTCATTACTTTGATAATTTTGTGATATGTACATTCCAAGGTTGATAGCCATCTCATTTTGACCTTGAGCACGAAAAAGCTTTGCTTCTTCAATCTGCTATCCAGAAGCAGAGCAAACAATTAGTACTGCCAAGTCTAAATACTACTGTTGATTTCTTTCAAGCAATGTctcaacaagaagaagaagcaaaCTAGCACAAGTTAATGCCAATAtataaaaagttttcaaaataacaaacaatACGTTATTAAAATTTGGTACTTAAATTTGTAGCATTTAATTGTATTATAATGGATAACTATTTCATTCTCACACAACCAATCCGGACTTTTAAAGCACATAGCacaagagtgtgtttggatagaGAATTCAATAGTATTTAAAACAAGAATTTGGTTGAACCGCAGACAAAGAGTACACAAATACACAAATCTGGCAGATGAACTTCCCTTACCAGCCTTAGGGCCAAAGGCTATTCTCCAATAACATAATTCTAACATTTTATATTCAAGTAAAGTTAAGTCAACATgaacaaacattttaaaaaaaacattaactaGATCAAATTCAAACATTAACTAATTAAACCTGTTTTTGTCTAGAAGCAGCATCAAGTAATGTCCAAAACCTCAGCGTCAAGGTCCACCTCACATCATGTTCTTCTCACAAAACTCCGACAACGGGATCAGAGCTTCACCCATAAAAAACCCTCAtcaacataatcataattctAATATccttattaacaaaaaataagttatgtaGCAGTTTAACACTACAACTCAATTAGCCTCGTTAAAAAGATAAGCCACATTGTGGCACACACATACTTAAGTATTGGTCAGATATAGACATCATCACAGAGCAAAAAAATAAGTATCTACATTGTCAAAAGGGAAAATAGGTAGAGAATGTCATAAAAAGAATTCTTATTATGTATAATAATGTTGCTACTTTtagttaaattgattttatttttctgtaatGCCTTTGACCTATTGTTGCAATAAATTGTCAAGAATATTGCTTACAAAATAACAGTAATAGTTAACATTACATTGAACTTTGAGACTGATTTTCATCTCTAATTTTCGTCTAAAAAAACAGCAATATAAGAGTGGCTTGTTACCCTTCAAACTAGATCGATTAAACCTGATTTAAAACGAGATTGATTAAAGTCACACATTGCAGGACCAATTTCACTAGAATCATGTCTTATTATTATGTTCCCTGTTTAATAATCAACAACCAATATAAGAGTGGCTTGTTACCCTTCAaactttaataataaaaattaaactttaatttttcttaacacagcacaaataagaaaaagggaaaataaagaAAGGGAACTAGATCTAGAAGATAACCTGTACTACATGATAATGAAGGGTccttctaaaaatcatttagCTCCTTCACGATGCGCTTTGAAGCCGTTATAATTGGAACttcaaaataacaacaaatGGAAAACATAATAAAGATTATCATGCAACGCATCGTTGGATCTAGAAAGCAataaaaagaattgaaaggaaaaaagttTCAATTGGGATATGgaacaaaagataaatgaagggtTACCACTTACCAATCGATTTCAATCAGCAGGAAAGATAAATTTGGATATGAAATTTTTCTTGTAGTGAGAGAGGTTAATGTTCATTTGTTCTTGTCTGTGGTGGTGGCGGCAGCGCTATGGTTTTTGATTGATGAAAGAGATTGTATTGAGAGCTCAAAAATGTTGAGGTGGTAGGGTTGAGATGAAGAGGGAGAAGGAAACTAAATGAAGAAAAGcgctttttataatttttgggaGGAGGGAAACCAAAATGTGAAAATTATATGGGGGAAAATGTTGGAGCCATTTGTCAAAGTGGTGAGATTTTCTctgtaaattaatttaaaaattaaataaatttgatatgttAGAGACAAAAAGTGAGGAGGataatctcaaaaaaaaaaaaaaaacgtgaggAGGATAAATAAGGAGAGAgatgaaaattgattattttaggATGAGAGGGAAAGTGAAATAATTTC
It encodes:
- the LOC25490157 gene encoding serine/threonine-protein kinase ATM isoform X1, coding for MIFRRTLHYHVVQIEEAKLFRAQGQNEMAINLGMYISQNYQSNEEVSDVYRLIGKWLAEIRSSNSRTILEKHLKPAVSIAEDVKSTDKKAMEKKCHTHFHLAHYTDALFRSHEERLDSNGGRIKEQNVAKFISTLAG
- the LOC25490157 gene encoding serine/threonine-protein kinase ATM isoform X2, whose product is MAINLGMYISQNYQSNEEVSDVYRLIGKWLAEIRSSNSRTILEKHLKPAVSIAEDVKSTDKKAMEKKCHTHFHLAHYTDALFRSHEERLDSNGGRIKEQNVAKFISTLAG